From one Chanodichthys erythropterus isolate Z2021 chromosome 3, ASM2448905v1, whole genome shotgun sequence genomic stretch:
- the junbb gene encoding junB proto-oncogene, AP-1 transcription factor subunit b: MSTQMEQPFYHDDSFLLGYGHNDAALHDYKLQKQSMNLNLTEPFRSLKSDLYQTADVGSLKLASPELERLIIQNSNGVLTTPTPGQYLYGRGITDEQEGFAEGFVKALDELHQMNQMPPPNVSIGAGGVTTCSTTASVFGSSLQSEPPIYTTLNAYCPAPSHPSTTISYLPPHIQQSQHPENTHAFQHSQRFVPLKEEPQTVPDMHSSDGSPPMSPIDMENQERIKAERKRLRNRLAATKCRRRKLERIARLEDKVKVLKSDNAGLSSTASVLREQVAQLKQKVLRHMNSGCQLMLTSKMEAF; this comes from the coding sequence ATGAGTACACAAATGGAGCAACCGTTTTATCACGACGACTCGTTTCTGTTGGGTTACGGTCACAACGACGCCGCACTACATGACTATAAACTCCAGAAGCAGAGTATGAACTTGAACCTGACGGAACCCTTTCGGAGCCTCAAATCGGACCTTTATCAGACCGCCGATGTCGGCTCGCTCAAACTCGCCTCTCCGGAGCTGGAGAGACTCATCATCCAAAACAGCAACGGGGTGCTGACGACCCCTACACCGGGCCAGTACCTCTACGGTCGGGGAATCACCGACGAGCAGGAAGGCTTCGCGGAGGGCTTCGTCAAGGCTCTGGATGAGCTTCACCAGATGAACCAGATGCCCCCGCCCAACGTCTCGATTGGAGCCGGCGGCGTGACGACGTGCTCGACAACTGCGTCCGTTTTCGGCTCCTCCCTGCAGTCTGAGCCTCCCATTTACACAACGCTAAATGCGTACTGCCCAGCACCCAGCCACCCGTCCACCACCATCAGCTACCTGCCGCCCCACATTCAGCAGAGTCAACACCCGGAAAACACGCACGCGTTCCAGCACTCTCAGCGCTTCGTGCCTTTGAAAGAGGAGCCGCAGACCGTTCCCGACATGCACAGCAGCGACGGTTCGCCACCCATGTCCCCGATCGACATGGAGAACCAAGAACGCATCAAGGCGGAACGCAAAAGGCTCCGAAACCGACTGGCAGCCACCAAATGCCGCAGGCGCAAGCTGGAACGCATCGCGCGGCTGGAGGACAAAGTGAAGGTACTGAAGTCCGACAACGCCGGGCTGTCCAGCACAGCCTCCGTCCTGCGGGAGCAGGTGGCCCAACTCAAACAGAAGGTCCTGAGACACATGAACAGCGGCTGTCAGCTCATGCTGACCAGTAAGATGGAGGCGTTTTAA